TAAAAACATGAAGGGCAGCGGGCTGAGTCCTGAGTTCAACTGGTCTGAAGACGGGGGAATGCTGGACAGCAGCAAGGACGGCTATAAAATGGGGCTCAATACGGAAATGCTCATTGCGCCGCTCCATGCGGGCACCCATATTGACGCACTGTGCCACTGGACAACCGGCGAGGATAACCATTGGTATAATGGCTACTCCGCCGACCGTTACAGCACCAATTATGGCCCGGTTAAATGCGATATTTCTAAGATTCCGCCAATGGTGATGCGGGGCGTGCTTTTGGACATTGCAGGCTATAAGGGAGTAGAGCGGCTGGACCCCAACTATATTATAACCGCTGAGGACTGCGACGGCTGCGCGAAATGGGAAGGCGTTGAGCTGAAAAAAGGTGACGCTGTAATGCTGAGAACCGGTGAAAACTGGCCGGGACCTGAAGCCTGCTGTGATGCCGGCCTGGGTATTTCCGCCGCCAGATACCTGGTAGAAGGCAATGGTGCTTTCCTTGTTGGCGATGATATGGCCTGTATTGACGGCTTTAACGCAGATGGTTCATCCTCTGTGCCAGAGCACCCGCAGCCAGTGCACCACTATCTGCTGATCCAGCAGGCTGTTCATATTATCGAATACCTGCAGCTGGACCAGCTGGCAAAGGATAAATGCTATGAATTCTGCTTCATCTGCCTGCCCGCAAAGGTTAAATGCGCGACAGGAATGTACGTAAGGCCCATTGCGATGGTCTAAAAGCTTTTAAAATATTATAAATGTTCACCTCAAAGAGTACAGCCTGTGAAAAGGCTGTACTCTTTATTGCTGTATAAAAAATTAAGGTTTAAAGAAATTGTCGAAACTTAAGGAGATTTTTTTATTGCTGTGATATATTAAAAAGAAAAAGAGGTGTTGAAGATGTCTGTGGTTGGTACTTTTATTGTGCCGCATCCACCCATTATTTTGCCGGAAGTGGGGCGCGGCGAGGAACAGAAGATTGAAAAAACAGCCCGGGCTTACAGGGCTGTGGCAAAACACATTGCAGAGCTAAAGCCGGAAACCATCGTGATGACCTCTCCCCATTCAATCATGTATGCCGATTATTTTCATATTTCGCCGGGGAGCGGAGCCAGGGGTGATCTGCGTGCCTTTGGTGTCAGCGGTGTTACGGTAGAAGCCTCCTATGACGAAGTGTTTGCAAAATCCATTGGCATTCAGGCAGAGGAGGATGGTATCCCGGCCGGGACGCTCGGCGAAAAGGATTCAAGGCTTGACCACGGCACGCTGATTCCGCTGCGTTTTCTTGAACCTTTTAACCTTTCCTTTGAAGTGGTACGTATAGGCCTGTCCGGCTTGCCGATGATTGACCACTACCGCTTTGGCGAGAGTATTGCAAAGGCGGCCGACAAGCTTGACCGCCGGATTGTGATCATTGCCAGCGGCGATTTGTCCCATAAATTAAAGGCGGACGGGCCTTACGGCTTTGCGCCTGAAGGGCCAGCGTTTGACGCAGATGTGACAACAGCCATGAGGCATGCAGATTTTTTGAGATTTTTGACCTATGAGCCGGGTTTTTGTGAAAGGGCGGCCGAATGTGGGCTTGGTTCTTTTGCCATTATGGCGGGTGCACTGGACGGAATGGCAGTAGACCCAGAGCTTTTGTCCTATGAAGGCCCCTTTGGGGTAGGTTATGCGGTAGCGGCCTTTTACCCAGTAAGCAAGGATTCAGACCGCCATTTTGAAAAGCAATATGAACAACAGGAAAGAAATCGGCTGAAAGACCTGAAAAGCCAGGAGGATGCTTATGTCCGTCTGGCGCGTTATGCGCTTGAAGCCTACATAAAGACTGGCATGCCGGCCAAGATGCCAAAAGACCTGCCAGAAGAGCTGACAAACAGGCAGGCAGGCGTCTTTGTTTCCCTCAAAAAAAATGGAAAGCTCCGCGGCTGTATCGGAACAATTTCTCCAGTAACGGCCAGCGTGGCAGAAGAAATTTTGAGGAATGCTGTCAGTGCAGGGCTGTCAGATCCACGGTTTCCGCAGGTTAAGGCTTCAGAGTTGAAAGAGCTTGTCTACAGTGTGGATGTGTTAAGTCCGCCGGAGGCCATTGATTCGCCCGATGCTCTTGATACCCGCCGCTATGGGGTGATCGTTACAAAAGGGCACAAGCGGGGATTACTCCTGCCGAACCTTGATGGCGTAGACAGTGTGGAACAGCAGATCGCCATTGTGAAGCAAAAAGCCGGAATACCAGTTGATGAAACCTGTGAACTGGAACGGTTTGAGGTGGTGCGTCATTCATGAAGCTAACCTGTGATTTATGCCCTCACCACTGCGTTATTGAGGAAGGCCGGACAGGCTTTTGCCAGGCCCGGGGCAACAATAGCGGACGGATTGTCTGTGAAAACTATGGCAGACTTACCTCAGCAGCTATGGATCCCATTGAAAAGAAACCCTTGAAGCGTTTTTTTCCAGGAACCTCAATTCTTTCAGTGGGCAGCTATGGCTGTAACCTTCGCTGTTCATTTTGCCAGAACAGCTCGATTTCCATGAGTGGACGCGACACCCGAACGATCCATGTCACGCCGGAGATGCTGGCGGACAAGGCGGAAAGCCTGAAAGAAGCAGGAAATATCGGTATTGCCTATACCTACAACGAACCGTTGATCGGCTATGAGTTTGTGCGGGACTGCGCAGTGCTGATCCATGAAAGAGGCATGAAAAATGTGGTGGTGACCAATGGCAATATCTGTTCAAACTATTTTGAAGCGCTTTTCCCTTTGATCGACGCCATGAATATTGATTTAAAGGCTTTTAATGAATCCTTTTATGAGGCGGTGAGCGGCGATTTTAAAACGGTTAAGGCAAATATCCGCCTGGCGGTAGAACACTGCCATGTTGAGGTAACAACGCTGGTCATTCCCGGAGAAAATGACAGTGATGAGGAAATGGACGCACTGGCAGAGTGGCTGGCCGGTATTAATCCTGAAATCCCACTGCATGTGTCGCGGTTTTTCCCATGCTATCAAATGCTGGACAGAGGC
The DNA window shown above is from Eubacterium limosum and carries:
- a CDS encoding cyclase family protein, whose amino-acid sequence is MKDYYDNSWMESNRWGEWGEEDEVGVMNDLTPELVLKAVQYIKKGKIYDLETERFKGMPVWAGHCGFDILAYASPSGRKNMKGSGLSPEFNWSEDGGMLDSSKDGYKMGLNTEMLIAPLHAGTHIDALCHWTTGEDNHWYNGYSADRYSTNYGPVKCDISKIPPMVMRGVLLDIAGYKGVERLDPNYIITAEDCDGCAKWEGVELKKGDAVMLRTGENWPGPEACCDAGLGISAARYLVEGNGAFLVGDDMACIDGFNADGSSSVPEHPQPVHHYLLIQQAVHIIEYLQLDQLAKDKCYEFCFICLPAKVKCATGMYVRPIAMV
- the amrA gene encoding AmmeMemoRadiSam system protein A; this translates as MSVVGTFIVPHPPIILPEVGRGEEQKIEKTARAYRAVAKHIAELKPETIVMTSPHSIMYADYFHISPGSGARGDLRAFGVSGVTVEASYDEVFAKSIGIQAEEDGIPAGTLGEKDSRLDHGTLIPLRFLEPFNLSFEVVRIGLSGLPMIDHYRFGESIAKAADKLDRRIVIIASGDLSHKLKADGPYGFAPEGPAFDADVTTAMRHADFLRFLTYEPGFCERAAECGLGSFAIMAGALDGMAVDPELLSYEGPFGVGYAVAAFYPVSKDSDRHFEKQYEQQERNRLKDLKSQEDAYVRLARYALEAYIKTGMPAKMPKDLPEELTNRQAGVFVSLKKNGKLRGCIGTISPVTASVAEEILRNAVSAGLSDPRFPQVKASELKELVYSVDVLSPPEAIDSPDALDTRRYGVIVTKGHKRGLLLPNLDGVDSVEQQIAIVKQKAGIPVDETCELERFEVVRHS
- the amrS gene encoding AmmeMemoRadiSam system radical SAM enzyme, whose translation is MKLTCDLCPHHCVIEEGRTGFCQARGNNSGRIVCENYGRLTSAAMDPIEKKPLKRFFPGTSILSVGSYGCNLRCSFCQNSSISMSGRDTRTIHVTPEMLADKAESLKEAGNIGIAYTYNEPLIGYEFVRDCAVLIHERGMKNVVVTNGNICSNYFEALFPLIDAMNIDLKAFNESFYEAVSGDFKTVKANIRLAVEHCHVEVTTLVIPGENDSDEEMDALAEWLAGINPEIPLHVSRFFPCYQMLDRGPTEIETVCRLAEIARNHLEYVYTGNC